CTGCACCGACGACGGCAATGTCTGCACCGACAACGCCTGCAACGGCGACGGCCAATGCGTCGCCACCAACAACACCGCCGACTGCGACGACGGAGACGAATGCACCCTGAACGACCAATGCTCGGGCGGCGAATGCGCCCCCGGCTCGCCCAAGGATTGCAGCGACGGCATCGACTGCACGGTCGATTCCTGCAATCCCAACAACGGGAACTGCAGCTCCGACGCCAAATCCTGCGAATGCGAGATCGACGCCGACTGCGACGACGAGAACGCCTGCACCGACGAGTTCTGCAACGACAACAACGAGTGCGTCCGCAGCGACAACTCCGACCCTTGCGATGACGGACTATTCTGCAACGGCGCCGACAACTGCGGCGAAGGGTCTTGCAGCGTCCATGCCGGCGATCCCTGCGCCGAGGGCGGAGTCTGCGCCGATCAATGCGACGAGGAGAACGACTCCTGCAACGACCCGGCCGGCACCGCCTGCACCGACGACGGCAACGTCTGCACCGACAACGCCTGCAACGGCGACGGTGAATGCGTCGCCACCGACAACGGCGCCGACTGCGACGATCAGAACGAATGCACCTTGAACGACCTCTGCTCCGAAGGAAGCTGCGATCCGGGCACCCTGAAGGACTGCAGCGACGGCCGCGACTGCTCGGCCGACAGCTGCGTGCCGGAGAACGGCCAGTGTCTCCACGATCTCAGCCTCTGTGCCTGCAGCGCCGACGGCGACTGCGACGACGACAACCCCTGCACCTTGGATAGCTGCGCCGTCTCGGCCGGAACCTGCAGCAACGTGGCCCAGCCCGGCCTCGAATGCGACGACGGAAGCGATTGCACCACCGACGATTTGTGCAACGCCGACGGCATTTGCACCGGACCGGCCTTGGACTGCGACGACGGCGACGACTGCACTAGCGATTCCTGCAATCCCGACTCCGGCTGCATCAATGAGGCGATCCCGGAATGCGGCCCCGAGCCGACGCCGACTCCCACGGGAACACCCCGACCGGGGCCGGTCGATTCGCCGGTCGAGGGCGAGCCGCCGGGAGGTCCTGCCGGCGGACCTAGCGGGCTCTTCCTCGAGGGCTCCGGCCCCTGCTCGCTCAACGCCGCCGCCAGGCCTTCGAATTTCGGCCCGGCCTTGCTGATCCTGGGGACCCTCGCGGGTCTGGCCTGCCGGCGCCGTCAATCGGCGGCCGAAAGGCGAAACAGCAGGAGCTTCCACTGAGCTTCGGCTCGGGGCGCGCCTCGATGCGGCGCGCCTTTGGCCCGAGGCTGCAACTTTTGGATGAGGGGGCCCAAGCCCTGGGGCTGGAAAACCGGGCTTGAGCAGAGCTTGGCGCTGCAAACGAAGGCCGCGCTTCGCTCCAGCGCCGGGTATCCGACGTCGGAATTCGGCAAGGGCCCCTCGCTTCGATCCCACCACTCCACCCGCAAATAGGCTTCGGGCTGCCGCGAAGCTTCGGCGAAGAGCGCCCCGGCCTGGGGGTCGCGCTTCGATCCGACCACGGTGAGATGGAGTGGCGGCGCCGCCAGCTCTTGGGCGGCCAGCAAGATGCCAGGTTCGGTCAGCCGCGCGGTCGCGACTTGGGGAAGTGCCAGCCAGGCCAGGGCTCGGCGGGCGCCGCCGAAATACTCGGAATTCCCGGTGTAATGCCCCAGAAGGTTGAGGAAGCGAGCCGTCCCGGTGTTTTCCTCCAAAGTCCGGGCCGGCTCCAGGATGCCGTCGCCGCGGGCCGTGAAATACCCGCCGTCCTTCGCTGAAAAATTCCGCAGGATGAAATCGGCCGAGCCCCGAGCCGTCTCGAGCCAACGGCGCTCGGCGGTGGCGGCGTAAAGCTTGAGGGCGGCCGTTCCCACCGCCAGCGTGTCCCCCAGGAAGGGGCCGCCCTCGTCCTCGGCATCGTGACGAAATCCGCCGGCCGCCGGACCCTTCAAGCGCGAGGCCCAAGTCAAGCTGGCATAGGCCCCCGAATCGAGACGGCGATGAGCCAGGACCCAATCCAAGGCCCGCCGGGCCTCCTCCAAGGCTTCGAGCTCGCCGGTGGCAAGGTAATACTCGATCAAAGCCTCGGCGGCCCAGCCGTTCTCCCGGGCATAGCGGTGCCGGTCGATGCGGGGCATGCCGCGGAGGCGGCGCTCGCCGTCATCGAGCGCGAAATAATCCGAGGCATGCCGCCCCGGCACCAAATCGGCGTCTTGGCTGGCGTAGAAGGCTCCTTCCGGCGACCGGAGAAAATTCTTCAGATAGGATCGAATCGCAGCGGCGGCCTTTCGATGCTCCGGGTCTTTCCAAAGGCGATAGGCCCGGGAATAAATCTTCAGATTGTCGCGCTGAAAAGACAGGATCTTCTCGAAATGGGGATTGGCCCAGTTGCCGCCGTGGGAATATTGGTAAACACCGCCCCAAACCGGATCGACCAAGGCCGCCGCCGCTCTCAAGGTTTTCCGGGCCCGCCCCTCCTCCTCGCCATCGCCGGCCGCCGCCAAGTGCAGCGAATATTCCAAGCTGTCGGCATCGAGAAATTTTTGGCTCAGCCGGAGGCCGCCTTCCTCGGGGTCGAAAGCCTCGCGGTGACGCCGCCGCAGCTCGACGGCCAAATCCTCGCTCAGCCCCGCGAGCGAAGGCGCGGCGGCAAGCCGGCTTGGGTAAGTCGGCTCGACCAGCGGCCGGGGATCTTGGTCCAAGCGCCGCAACAGCTCAGCCATTTCGGGAGCCGCCAGAAAGCCGGCTCGCTTGGCGAGCTCCCGGCCCTGGGCGTCGAAGACCACGGTCGCCGGCCAGCCATAGTCCCGATAGCGGTTGGCCAGGTCGGGCCGCGAGTCCTGGTCGACTTTAACCGCGAGGTAACGCCGCTCGATCAGCTCGGCGATTTCGGGATGGGAATAGGTTTGCTCGTCCATCACATGGCACCAGTGGCACCAGACCGCCTCCAAGTCCAAGAGGACCAAGCGGTTTTCCCGGGCGGCCCGCTCGAAGATTCGCTCGGACCAGGTCTGCCAAGGAATCGCCGACCCGCCGGCGGAGGCCGCGGCCGAATGGAGCAGCAGGGCGAATAGAATGAATAAGCGGCGCATCGCGTGTCTCCTGGATTCCGGTGATACGCCGGGATTCCGGGGATGGATGCGGGTTTAGAGCGGATAAATCGAGGCTTGATAGAGGACCGGGCCGGTCGGCGCTCCGGTCGGCGAGCCGCCTTTGGGCTCGAGGCTGACCGCGAGGCCGGTGGCTTGAGCCAGAATCTTCATTTTGCCCGCCGCCACCGGCATCGTCATCGTCCCCTGCATCGGCAGCAAGCCCAAGGAAACCGGCGCTTGGCCGCCGGCCGGCAGCATCCAGAGCTCGCAATCGCGATCGGCGGGCATGGCCGGGAGATCCATCGCCGTCACTTTGAGCATCTTGCGGTCGGGCATGACGCTCACCATCCAGGCGGTCTTGTCCGACTTCGGGTCGGAGATCATCGCCACCTGGGCCGGCAGCGGCCTGCGGAAACCGGGACCGAATCCGACATAGGTCAGGAGCAAGACGGCCAGGGCGCTGCCCAGGAAAGCCAAATTGCGCCAGAAGTTGAGGCTCTCCCAAAGCGAGAGGGTTTTGCCCTCGCCCTGGACCAGGCGCTTCTTCGGCAGATTTTCGTAGACCCGAATCCAAAGCTGGGCCGGCGGCTCCACCGGTTCGAGGGTCTCGACCACCGAATTGAAGCGCCGCTCCCAATTCCGCAAGGACCCGCGCAATCCGGCGTCGGTCTTGAGCCGCCGCTCGAAGCCGCGGCGGGTGCGCTCGGCGAGCAGGCCCAAGGCGTATTCGCCGGCGAGGACTTCGCGGATTTCGGGTCGCTCCAGCTTCATCGCTCCAGGCACCTCCGAAGTTGATCCAAGCCCCGCCGAACCCAAGCCTTGACGGTGCCGAGCGGCCGGGCCAGGGCCTTGGAAATTTCGCCGTGGCTGAGGCCCTTCCAATAAGCCAGGCCCAGGCTTCGGCGCTGTTCCTCCGATAATTCCTCGAGGCAGCGGCCGAGCGCCTCCGATTCCAGGCTTTGGGCGGCCCTCTCCTGGGGGCCGGGGCCTTCGTCCTTCAAAACGCCGAGCAGGGGCTCGAGGTCGAGCGGCATTTCACGGCGGTTGCGGCGAAGGCGGTCGATCGCCGTGTTGCGAACGATGGTCCCCATCCAGGTGAGCGGAGAGCCTTTGGCGATGTCGTAATCGCTCGATCGGGTCCAGATCTTGGTAAAGGCCTCTTGGAGCACTTCTTCCGCCCACTCCTTCTTGGAGAGGATACGCAGGGCCAAGGCGAATAGATGCGGAGCCGAGGCCTGGTAAAGGTCGGAAAACGCGGCGACTTCGCCGCGGGAGCAACGGGCCAATTGTTCGGCGGTGGCTGGCATCTTAAATTAAAATCCGCTTCGCCCGGAGACTCTGCAACAAGGCCTGACCCTCGGCCAAATAGCCGGCGTCGGCCGGGATGGCCTGCTCCTTGGCGACGGCCTTGAGCAAGGTTCCGGCGGCCTGGGGCCCCTTTTCCAAGCGCCGCAACAAAGCGGCGATCAGGCCGTTGACTTCCATGAATTTCACCTCGAGGCTTTGGGGATCGCGCCACAGGAGGAGGTGGTAATATCCTCGGGGCATTTTCTTGGGATCGCGGAAATCCTCCGAGATGAAGTGCACCGGCCAGCGATAGCTCGCCAGGGCATGGGCCGGGTTCAAGCGAAACTTCCCGGCCGGCGTTCGCCCTTCGTCCTCGGGCGCGAAGCGCATCTCGATCTCGAGGTACTCGTATTCCAGCAGCTCGCCGAGATAGGGATATTTCTTGGCCAAGGGATGGCGGCGGGCCTTCAAATAACCGGAAAATTCGCCGGCCAGCTCGCGGAGAATCTCCGACTTCGGGGGCGCTTTCTTGAGGAAGGCCCAGAGCAAAGCCCACCACTCCTTCTCGCTCAAGAGCGACCGCGCCACCGGCGAGATGTTCTTGAGGGTGTCGAGCATTCGCTCGCTGACCAGCTCGCGGTAAACCCGGTAGCGGCCCTTGGGCCGGTAGCTTCCGTCAAAGCAGATCTTGGCCCAGAATTTTTCGGTTTGCTCGAGATGGGGAAAATCGGCCTTCACGCGATCCTCCGCTCGGCGGCGGTTTTCTGGAAGATTCGTCGCGCCATCGCGACTTCGGCGAGGCTTTCCGACAGCGGCGGCAGGTTGTGATCCCGCTCCACGATGACCGCCTTGGGTTCGGCCCGGGCCGCGACGTAGCGCAGCAAGTCCCAGACCGGATCGATCACCGGCGCGCCGTGGGTGTCGAGGAGAAAGTTCTGATATTGGATGTGGCCGGCGACGTGGATGTGAAGGACCCGCTCGTAGGG
This genomic interval from bacterium contains the following:
- a CDS encoding DUF255 domain-containing protein, with product MRRLFILFALLLHSAAASAGGSAIPWQTWSERIFERAARENRLVLLDLEAVWCHWCHVMDEQTYSHPEIAELIERRYLAVKVDQDSRPDLANRYRDYGWPATVVFDAQGRELAKRAGFLAAPEMAELLRRLDQDPRPLVEPTYPSRLAAAPSLAGLSEDLAVELRRRHREAFDPEEGGLRLSQKFLDADSLEYSLHLAAAGDGEEEGRARKTLRAAAALVDPVWGGVYQYSHGGNWANPHFEKILSFQRDNLKIYSRAYRLWKDPEHRKAAAAIRSYLKNFLRSPEGAFYASQDADLVPGRHASDYFALDDGERRLRGMPRIDRHRYARENGWAAEALIEYYLATGELEALEEARRALDWVLAHRRLDSGAYASLTWASRLKGPAAGGFRHDAEDEGGPFLGDTLAVGTAALKLYAATAERRWLETARGSADFILRNFSAKDGGYFTARGDGILEPARTLEENTGTARFLNLLGHYTGNSEYFGGARRALAWLALPQVATARLTEPGILLAAQELAAPPLHLTVVGSKRDPQAGALFAEASRQPEAYLRVEWWDRSEGPLPNSDVGYPALERSAAFVCSAKLCSSPVFQPQGLGPLIQKLQPRAKGAPHRGAPRAEAQWKLLLFRLSAAD
- a CDS encoding anti-sigma factor, which produces MKLERPEIREVLAGEYALGLLAERTRRGFERRLKTDAGLRGSLRNWERRFNSVVETLEPVEPPAQLWIRVYENLPKKRLVQGEGKTLSLWESLNFWRNLAFLGSALAVLLLTYVGFGPGFRRPLPAQVAMISDPKSDKTAWMVSVMPDRKMLKVTAMDLPAMPADRDCELWMLPAGGQAPVSLGLLPMQGTMTMPVAAGKMKILAQATGLAVSLEPKGGSPTGAPTGPVLYQASIYPL
- a CDS encoding sigma-70 family RNA polymerase sigma factor, translating into MPATAEQLARCSRGEVAAFSDLYQASAPHLFALALRILSKKEWAEEVLQEAFTKIWTRSSDYDIAKGSPLTWMGTIVRNTAIDRLRRNRREMPLDLEPLLGVLKDEGPGPQERAAQSLESEALGRCLEELSEEQRRSLGLAYWKGLSHGEISKALARPLGTVKAWVRRGLDQLRRCLER
- a CDS encoding putative DNA-binding domain-containing protein, whose translation is MKADFPHLEQTEKFWAKICFDGSYRPKGRYRVYRELVSERMLDTLKNISPVARSLLSEKEWWALLWAFLKKAPPKSEILRELAGEFSGYLKARRHPLAKKYPYLGELLEYEYLEIEMRFAPEDEGRTPAGKFRLNPAHALASYRWPVHFISEDFRDPKKMPRGYYHLLLWRDPQSLEVKFMEVNGLIAALLRRLEKGPQAAGTLLKAVAKEQAIPADAGYLAEGQALLQSLRAKRILI